One genomic segment of Hordeum vulgare subsp. vulgare chromosome 2H, MorexV3_pseudomolecules_assembly, whole genome shotgun sequence includes these proteins:
- the LOC123428931 gene encoding putative expansin-B14, translating into MASPSFVVFAAQASCWLLLLSHGVSGWSDAGATWYGPRIGGGSDGGACGYQRDVESPPFSAMITAGGPSLYKNGKGCGACYQVRCSSNAACSGRPVTVVVTDQCPGGPCLAEATHFDLSGKAFGALAKPGQADNLRNVGNLKVQYNRVPCSWRGLDVAFEVDAGSNPNYLAVLIEYESGDGEVSAVELQQRGGGWAPMQQSWGAVWKYNSGSTLRAPMSIRLTTGSGKKLVATNVIPSGWQAGKTYRSIPKY; encoded by the exons ATGGCTTCTCCTTCCTTCGTCGTTTTCGCGGCTCAAGCCAGCTGCTGGCTCCTCCTCCTTTCCCACGGCGTCTCCGGCTGGTCCGACGCCGGCGCGACGTGGTACGGCCCCCGCATCGGCGGCGGCAGCGACG GTGGTGCGTGCGGGTACCAGCGCGACGTGGAGAGCCCGCCGTTCTCCGCCATGATCACGGCCGGCGGCCCCTCCCTCTACAAGAACGGCAAGGGCTGCGGCGCTTGCTACCAGGTGAGATGCAGCAGCAATGCCGCTTGCTCCGGCCGTCCGGTGACCGTGGTTGTCACCGACCAGTGCCCCGGCGGGCCGTGCCTGGCCGAGGCCACCCACTTCGACCTCAGCGGCAAGGCGTTCGGCGCCTTGGCCAAGCCGGGTCAGGCCGACAACCTCCGCAACGTCGGCAACCTCAAAGTCCAGTACAACCG GGTTCCATGCAGCTGGCGAGGGCTGGACGTCGCGTTCGAGGTCGACGCTGGCTCCAACCCGAACTACCTCGCGGTGCTCATCGAGTACgagtccggcgacggcgaggtgtCGGCGGTCGAGCTCCAGCAGCGCGGCGGCGGGTGGGCGCCGATGCAGCAGTCGTGGGGCGCGGTGTGGAAGTACAACTCCGGGTCCACCCTACGGGCGCCCATGTCGATCCGCCTTACCACCGGCTCTGGGAAGAAGCTCGTGGCCACCAACGTCATCCCCTCCGGCTGGCAGGCTGGCAAGACCTACAGATCTATCCCAAAATACTGA